A window of the Psychrilyobacter piezotolerans genome harbors these coding sequences:
- a CDS encoding Na+/H+ antiporter family protein, with the protein MLTNPVLLSVILMSVLCLLNLNVILSLIIAALFGGLLSGIPLNEVMSILVGGMGGNAETALSYILLGALATAIHETGLATLLSKKIAKTIKGKRAVLLIIIAFISCLSQNLIPVHIAFIPILIPSLLKIMNILKIDRRGAACALTFGLKAPYIALPVGFGLIFHGIIADQMTANGMEISKSIIWEGMAFPALGMVVGVLVAIFISYRKPREYEITEFSEMDLIDDEEIKFTRSHFAALLGAGTALVIQLTIGSLPLGAIVGLGIMVIFRAIKWNSLNDITNNGIHMMGFIAFVMLVASGYGAVIRETGGVQALVDVTAGIVGESKFFASLIMIILGLIITMGIGTSFGTIPIIAVIYVPLCLKLGFSPLATAILIGTAAALGDAGSPASDSTLGPTAGLNADNQHDHIWDTCVPTFLHFNIPLVIFGVIGAMIF; encoded by the coding sequence ATGTTAACAAACCCAGTTTTATTATCAGTTATCTTGATGAGTGTTTTATGTCTTCTAAACTTGAATGTCATCTTATCTCTAATTATAGCTGCATTATTTGGAGGGCTTCTATCGGGTATACCTCTAAATGAAGTTATGAGTATCTTAGTAGGAGGGATGGGAGGAAATGCTGAAACGGCACTTAGTTATATATTGCTTGGAGCTTTGGCTACAGCAATTCACGAAACCGGCCTGGCTACATTATTATCTAAAAAAATCGCCAAGACAATAAAGGGGAAAAGGGCTGTACTGCTAATTATTATTGCATTCATCAGTTGCTTATCGCAGAACCTTATACCGGTTCATATTGCTTTTATACCAATTCTTATACCTTCATTATTAAAAATTATGAATATATTGAAAATTGACAGGAGGGGAGCAGCTTGTGCTCTTACCTTTGGTCTTAAAGCACCTTATATTGCACTGCCTGTGGGATTTGGACTGATATTTCATGGAATTATTGCTGATCAAATGACAGCAAATGGAATGGAAATTTCTAAATCAATAATCTGGGAAGGAATGGCTTTCCCGGCTCTAGGAATGGTAGTTGGTGTTTTGGTTGCAATATTTATCAGTTATCGAAAACCCCGGGAATATGAAATCACAGAATTTTCTGAAATGGACCTTATTGACGATGAAGAGATTAAATTTACAAGATCACATTTTGCTGCCTTACTAGGGGCAGGAACAGCCCTGGTTATCCAGTTAACTATAGGCTCTCTGCCTCTGGGTGCAATTGTAGGTCTGGGAATAATGGTAATCTTCAGGGCCATAAAATGGAACAGCCTCAATGATATAACCAACAACGGGATACATATGATGGGGTTCATTGCCTTTGTAATGCTGGTTGCCTCAGGTTATGGAGCGGTAATCAGAGAAACCGGAGGAGTCCAGGCTTTGGTTGATGTGACAGCAGGAATTGTCGGTGAAAGTAAATTTTTTGCCTCCCTTATAATGATTATCCTGGGGCTGATCATCACCATGGGGATAGGAACTTCCTTTGGAACAATTCCTATTATCGCAGTTATCTATGTACCCCTTTGCTTAAAATTAGGGTTTAGTCCCCTTGCAACTGCAATACTTATAGGTACAGCAGCAGCACTTGGTGATGCAGGATCCCCTGCCTCCGACAGTACATTAGGTCCTACTGCAGGTCTCAATGCAGATAATCAGCACGACCATATTTGGGATACATGCGTTCCGACTTTCTTGCATTTTAATATACCCCTTGTAATATTTGGTGTAATTGGGGCAATGATCTTCTAG
- a CDS encoding DEAD/DEAH box helicase family protein, which translates to MENRAVFTGHKQPILPKLQHCIKKAKKIYFIVSFIRDSGMKLLIKTIKEAGSEGKEIKIITSNYLNITEPNALYRLYEVFEKDKNIKIFNNSSISFHPKTYIFEYENGEGEVLVGSSNISYSALMSGVEWNYAFKKSSHEKEYYEFLNEFEELYEKNSVLLTLEWLRKYEQTYRKNKDIIDVVPPKLDLEPIKFQIPALYELSKTREEGHTKAMVTVATGLGKTYLGAFDSLNYKKILFVAHNIEILEQARLSFLSVHKGKTAAFFTGDKKSMDGDILFATIQTLGKKRYLNEEYFPKDHFDYIIVDEFHHADAPTYRRLIDYFEPEFLLGLTATPDRSDNGDIYEICDYNIAYECNFRTGINNGWLVPFEYYGIYDDVDYSSIPWRSGKYDLEALENKLMIEDRSEEILKKYKTYGKNKTIGFCASVKHAKHMEEYFKKNKVRCASILGETSKNDRTQIIKDFRKGDLKLIFVVDVFNEGVDIPDIETVMFLRPTTSYTIFIQQLGRGLRTSEGKDKLRVLDFVGNYKGSHWKPLFLTGNYNPKDPKQKTGSAIDMDLPQGCQANFDLKLIDYLEQERVKKEPLKEKLIHEFFRMESELNKIPSMMDVEARGKYPVDIYIKTFKSWLNFLVDIERADPNELKMWKINIGKDFLSFLEKTAMTKSYKIPTLLSFIEGEQPIGEVSSTTIGENFSEFYSNKLHGKDLNNKKHKNWDTWNIKDFEKLAVENPIKFLSKSSSQFFTYDGDKRVFYLNKKLYEMLKDNKEIIKKIKDRLEYRKTSYFKRKYGEE; encoded by the coding sequence ATGGAAAATCGAGCAGTATTTACAGGACATAAACAACCGATCTTACCTAAATTACAGCACTGTATAAAAAAAGCCAAAAAAATATATTTTATAGTTTCATTTATCAGGGACAGCGGAATGAAACTCCTGATAAAAACCATAAAAGAAGCCGGCTCAGAAGGGAAAGAAATTAAAATAATTACCAGCAATTATTTAAATATAACCGAGCCCAATGCTCTATACAGACTCTACGAAGTTTTTGAAAAAGATAAAAATATAAAAATTTTTAATAACTCCAGTATTTCTTTTCACCCTAAAACCTATATTTTTGAATACGAAAACGGCGAGGGTGAAGTCTTAGTCGGATCTTCCAACATCTCGTATTCTGCATTGATGAGCGGAGTAGAGTGGAACTATGCCTTTAAAAAAAGTTCTCATGAAAAAGAATATTATGAATTTTTGAATGAATTTGAAGAATTATACGAGAAAAATAGTGTGTTATTGACCCTGGAATGGCTCAGAAAATATGAGCAGACATATAGAAAAAATAAAGATATAATTGACGTAGTTCCTCCAAAATTGGACTTAGAACCAATAAAGTTTCAGATACCTGCCCTCTATGAACTTTCAAAAACCAGGGAGGAAGGGCATACAAAAGCTATGGTCACTGTTGCCACCGGACTTGGAAAAACCTACTTAGGAGCCTTTGATTCACTGAACTATAAAAAAATATTGTTTGTAGCTCATAACATTGAAATTTTGGAACAGGCCAGACTTTCATTTTTAAGTGTGCATAAAGGTAAGACCGCTGCATTTTTTACAGGGGATAAAAAATCAATGGATGGGGATATTCTTTTTGCAACTATCCAGACACTGGGTAAGAAAAGATATTTAAATGAGGAATATTTTCCTAAGGATCATTTTGACTATATTATAGTAGATGAATTCCATCATGCCGATGCCCCAACATACAGAAGGCTGATAGATTATTTTGAACCTGAATTTTTGCTTGGTCTGACAGCTACCCCGGATCGGTCAGACAACGGGGATATATATGAGATCTGTGACTACAATATCGCCTATGAATGTAATTTTAGAACGGGGATAAACAACGGATGGCTGGTTCCCTTTGAATATTACGGAATCTACGACGATGTTGACTACAGCTCCATCCCCTGGAGAAGCGGGAAGTATGATCTGGAAGCATTGGAAAATAAGCTGATGATCGAAGATAGAAGTGAAGAGATTTTAAAAAAATATAAAACCTATGGAAAAAATAAAACCATCGGGTTTTGTGCAAGTGTAAAACACGCCAAACATATGGAAGAGTATTTTAAAAAAAATAAGGTAAGGTGTGCAAGTATCTTGGGAGAAACTTCCAAGAATGATAGAACTCAGATAATTAAGGATTTTAGAAAGGGAGATTTAAAATTAATTTTTGTGGTAGACGTATTCAATGAAGGGGTGGACATTCCGGATATTGAGACTGTGATGTTTTTAAGACCTACAACCTCCTATACTATATTCATCCAGCAGCTGGGCCGCGGACTTCGAACCAGTGAGGGAAAGGATAAATTGAGAGTTTTGGATTTTGTGGGAAATTACAAGGGAAGCCACTGGAAACCTCTGTTTTTAACAGGGAACTATAACCCTAAAGATCCCAAACAGAAAACAGGTTCTGCTATCGATATGGATCTTCCCCAGGGGTGTCAGGCAAACTTTGATCTGAAATTAATCGATTACCTGGAGCAGGAAAGGGTTAAGAAAGAACCCCTGAAAGAAAAATTGATCCATGAATTTTTCAGGATGGAAAGTGAGCTGAATAAAATACCTTCAATGATGGATGTAGAGGCACGCGGAAAATATCCTGTGGATATCTATATCAAAACTTTTAAATCATGGCTGAATTTTTTAGTGGATATAGAGAGAGCTGATCCAAATGAATTAAAGATGTGGAAAATTAATATTGGAAAAGATTTTCTTAGCTTTTTGGAAAAAACTGCCATGACCAAATCTTACAAGATCCCGACACTCCTTAGTTTTATTGAAGGAGAACAACCGATAGGAGAAGTTTCCTCAACGACTATTGGGGAGAATTTTTCAGAATTTTATTCCAACAAACTACACGGGAAAGATTTAAACAATAAAAAACATAAAAATTGGGATACATGGAATATCAAGGATTTCGAGAAATTAGCAGTTGAGAATCCGATTAAATTTTTATCCAAGAGCAGCAGTCAGTTTTTTACTTATGACGGGGATAAAAGGGTCTTTTATCTCAACAAAAAACTTTATGAGATGTTGAAAGATAACAAAGAAATTATTAAAAAAATAAAAGACAGGTTGGAATACAGGAAAACAAGTTATTTCAAGCGAAAATACGGGGAGGAGTAA
- a CDS encoding type I phosphomannose isomerase catalytic subunit gives MERLYPFKFKKVFKEKVWGGRGFEKSFEMTLPTEDSYGESWEVSSRKNEMSVIENGRLEGKTLEELFSDYKGNFVGEKVYHKYGGKFPLLIKYLDINDRLSVQVHPNDEYALRVEGEFGKSESWYIMEASSDAKLIMGFKEGMTKKLFMEKTKNKNFNDLFNIISIKKGDFINVTPGLVHASLEGSILICEVQQNSDITYRIYDFDRLIDGELRELHLDKAMEVIDYETIPQINTDQNRKNVEVNGGTKQEIIRGKYFNIDKFLLEKKFEDTNRDSFMIYSILEGEGNLNCDGVAYSIKKGETWYIPPKLNIEIEGELEILKTFM, from the coding sequence ATGGAAAGACTATACCCATTTAAATTTAAAAAAGTTTTTAAAGAAAAAGTATGGGGAGGAAGAGGTTTTGAGAAAAGTTTTGAAATGACTTTACCTACAGAGGATTCTTATGGGGAATCTTGGGAGGTAAGTTCCCGTAAAAATGAAATGAGTGTTATTGAAAATGGCAGATTAGAGGGGAAGACCTTAGAGGAGTTATTTTCAGATTATAAAGGTAATTTTGTAGGAGAAAAAGTCTACCATAAATATGGGGGGAAATTTCCTTTACTTATAAAATATCTGGATATCAACGACAGGTTATCTGTTCAAGTGCATCCAAATGATGAATATGCCCTCCGGGTAGAGGGAGAATTTGGAAAATCAGAGTCATGGTATATAATGGAAGCTAGTTCTGATGCCAAGTTAATTATGGGATTTAAAGAAGGAATGACTAAAAAATTATTTATGGAAAAAACTAAAAATAAAAATTTTAATGATTTATTTAATATCATTTCTATAAAAAAAGGAGATTTTATAAACGTCACTCCTGGATTAGTTCACGCAAGTTTAGAGGGGAGTATATTAATTTGTGAGGTACAGCAAAATTCCGATATAACCTATAGAATTTATGATTTTGATAGATTGATTGATGGTGAACTTCGTGAACTTCATTTAGACAAGGCTATGGAAGTTATAGATTATGAGACGATCCCCCAAATTAATACCGATCAAAATAGAAAGAATGTAGAAGTAAATGGGGGAACTAAACAGGAGATTATTAGGGGTAAATATTTTAATATAGATAAATTTCTGTTAGAGAAAAAGTTTGAAGATACAAATAGAGATTCATTTATGATATATTCCATCTTGGAAGGAGAGGGAAATCTGAATTGTGATGGTGTGGCCTATTCCATAAAAAAAGGCGAAACTTGGTATATCCCTCCTAAATTAAATATAGAGATAGAAGGGGAATTAGAAATTTTAAAAACATTTATGTAA
- a CDS encoding class I SAM-dependent methyltransferase — MSVKFYNENAVDFFENTVDADMGETYKIFNSYLKKGDTILDLGCGSGRDSHYFSNYGYEVISADYSDEMVKMAGDYLNKEVIKLDMRQMDFKQKFDGIWACASILHIKKDEMAKVLEKSHKALKDGGIMYMSFKYGEGEVQRGGRHFSNYTEDTFSKLLDSLDIFSVEKFWKTADVRPDRGDEFWLNVIVKKK; from the coding sequence ATGTCGGTAAAATTTTATAATGAAAATGCAGTAGATTTTTTTGAAAATACTGTAGATGCGGATATGGGGGAGACCTATAAGATATTCAACAGCTACCTGAAAAAAGGAGATACAATTTTAGATCTGGGATGCGGGAGCGGGAGGGATTCCCACTACTTTTCCAACTACGGTTATGAAGTGATCTCGGCTGATTATTCAGATGAGATGGTAAAGATGGCAGGAGATTATTTAAATAAAGAAGTCATTAAACTGGATATGCGTCAGATGGATTTTAAGCAAAAATTTGACGGGATCTGGGCTTGCGCTTCCATCCTTCATATAAAAAAAGATGAGATGGCAAAAGTTTTAGAAAAATCTCATAAAGCCCTCAAAGACGGGGGGATTATGTATATGAGCTTTAAATATGGAGAAGGGGAAGTTCAAAGGGGAGGAAGACATTTTTCCAACTATACGGAAGATACCTTCTCAAAACTTTTGGATTCTCTGGATATTTTTAGTGTTGAAAAATTTTGGAAAACAGCAGATGTGAGACCGGACAGGGGAGATGAATTTTGGCTCAATGTGATAGTAAAAAAAAAGTAG
- a CDS encoding ABC transporter substrate-binding protein: MKKMYWVLIAISLIIVVISGAVLRNKKSIDIGVISTLSGKYSDQGTDILNGVVMAAEDFNKKQKFYQPKINLIIRDDKHDEETAKKAAHELIDKKVAAIIGPLTSKMALVINKIGTERKMLTISPTASSTELSGIDDYFIRLISSEGNIAAFAAKISKEHFNMKKVLIIYSGENNTLASSFKNVYLENFLTDDSDANNVYIKTMNDPVESYFPGIKDKIDGVLLIESPMDAAETVKNIRQLDIDIPILSSDWGFHKDFIVYGGKYIEGTYFINDYDENFSGEAFQRFKKKYQENFNKNINAASLYGYEGLNILSAALKRDKNMSSEELKKEILSPGSNKFFLKPGKFDRYGDREKEISIFQIKNKKFKKIDL, from the coding sequence ATGAAAAAGATGTATTGGGTTTTGATAGCAATAAGTTTAATAATAGTAGTAATTTCAGGGGCTGTACTTAGGAATAAAAAAAGTATAGATATAGGGGTTATCAGCACCTTGTCGGGAAAATACTCAGATCAGGGAACCGATATATTAAATGGTGTAGTGATGGCTGCAGAAGATTTTAACAAAAAACAGAAATTTTACCAGCCAAAGATCAATCTGATAATAAGGGATGATAAGCATGATGAAGAGACTGCAAAAAAAGCTGCACACGAACTCATAGATAAAAAAGTTGCGGCTATAATAGGTCCACTAACATCTAAGATGGCATTGGTCATAAATAAAATAGGAACTGAAAGAAAGATGCTGACAATAAGCCCTACAGCTTCAAGTACTGAACTTTCAGGAATAGATGATTATTTTATAAGACTGATCTCTTCAGAAGGAAACATTGCAGCATTTGCAGCAAAAATATCAAAAGAGCACTTCAATATGAAAAAGGTTCTCATAATTTACAGCGGGGAAAATAATACTCTTGCATCTTCATTTAAAAATGTATACCTGGAAAACTTTTTAACAGATGATAGCGATGCAAATAACGTCTATATTAAAACGATGAATGATCCAGTGGAGTCTTATTTCCCCGGGATAAAAGATAAAATAGACGGAGTATTGTTAATTGAAAGCCCCATGGATGCTGCAGAAACGGTTAAAAATATAAGGCAGCTGGATATCGATATACCTATCCTTTCTTCCGACTGGGGATTTCATAAAGATTTTATAGTTTATGGGGGGAAATATATAGAGGGGACATACTTTATAAATGATTACGATGAAAATTTTTCAGGTGAAGCATTTCAGAGGTTTAAGAAAAAATATCAGGAAAATTTTAATAAAAATATTAACGCTGCCTCTCTTTATGGTTATGAGGGTCTGAATATTCTTTCGGCTGCTCTCAAGAGGGATAAAAATATGAGCAGTGAGGAGCTAAAAAAAGAAATTTTATCGCCTGGATCAAATAAATTTTTCCTAAAGCCTGGAAAATTCGACAGATATGGTGACCGGGAAAAGGAAATTTCTATATTTCAGATAAAAAATAAAAAATTTAAAAAGATTGATCTATAA
- a CDS encoding lipocalin family protein, with translation MNKIIIIILILTLLSACSSKKEINLKDHSLEEFSLEKYLGEWVEVARTDNKFERGLTKVTANYLKEGNKIIAVNRGWSEEKQKWSMSRGYIKETPQLGRLKVSFFRPFYGSYNVLHIDKDYNYALVGGDTSKYLWVLRRRDVEMSEKLLEEYLKKAKNLGYDTEGMIFME, from the coding sequence ATGAATAAAATAATAATTATTATACTGATATTAACCCTGCTTTCTGCCTGCAGCAGCAAAAAAGAAATAAATTTAAAAGATCATTCACTGGAAGAATTTTCCCTTGAAAAATATCTGGGAGAATGGGTGGAAGTTGCCAGAACAGACAACAAATTTGAGAGGGGACTCACAAAGGTAACTGCAAACTATTTAAAAGAAGGAAATAAGATTATAGCCGTCAACAGGGGATGGAGCGAAGAAAAACAAAAATGGAGTATGAGTAGGGGGTATATAAAAGAAACTCCTCAATTAGGCAGATTAAAGGTATCTTTTTTCAGGCCATTTTATGGGAGCTATAACGTTCTTCATATCGATAAAGACTATAACTATGCTCTGGTTGGAGGAGATACAAGTAAATATTTATGGGTATTAAGGAGAAGGGATGTAGAGATGTCAGAAAAATTATTGGAAGAATATTTAAAGAAAGCCAAAAACTTGGGCTATGACACAGAAGGAATGATTTTTATGGAATAG
- a CDS encoding RtcB family protein: MNIKGQFNTAKVFIEDLEDDCIQQIKKICDLKIFSKNKIRVMPDVHSGKGSVIGLTMACSPSPDFVIPNIIGVDIGCGVTVLELEDIEIDFSSLDNFIRREIPHGHDVNKSWKEENFSRQFIKKIQLLSDKTNTDFDRHMSSVGSLGSGNHFIEVSKDRRGQKYLLVHSGSRHLGHQTAQYHQRVAERHCSEEVPRDLKYLEGKNVSEYLEDMKICQSFATLNRLFMVLRIARHLDLDTSYISYIKKGISLALDGRPLYLLGKEVPLWESVHNYFNFEDYVLRKGAVSAHRKEKLIIPLNMRDGSIVARGKGSPDWNFSAPHGAGRVLSRRKAKDLLNMDEFKESMKEIYTTSVSRGTLDEAPKAYKSKDEIIPLLDPCVEIIDEIIPLYNFKA, from the coding sequence ATGAATATAAAAGGACAGTTTAATACAGCTAAGGTTTTTATTGAAGACCTCGAAGACGATTGTATCCAGCAGATTAAAAAAATCTGCGATTTGAAAATCTTTTCTAAAAATAAGATAAGGGTTATGCCCGATGTTCATTCCGGTAAGGGATCGGTTATCGGGTTAACAATGGCCTGCTCTCCTTCGCCTGATTTCGTGATTCCAAATATTATAGGTGTAGACATAGGCTGCGGAGTCACGGTTTTAGAACTTGAAGATATTGAGATAGACTTTAGTTCCCTGGACAACTTCATAAGGAGGGAGATCCCCCACGGCCACGATGTTAATAAAAGCTGGAAGGAGGAGAATTTTTCCCGTCAGTTCATAAAAAAAATTCAGCTCCTTTCGGATAAAACCAATACCGATTTTGACAGACATATGTCTTCCGTCGGATCCCTGGGATCTGGAAACCACTTTATAGAGGTATCCAAAGACCGCAGGGGGCAAAAATATCTTCTGGTCCACTCAGGATCGAGACATCTGGGACATCAGACGGCACAGTACCATCAAAGGGTTGCAGAAAGACACTGCAGCGAGGAGGTTCCCCGAGACTTAAAATATCTGGAAGGAAAAAATGTTTCTGAATACCTGGAGGATATGAAGATATGTCAATCCTTTGCCACTCTCAACAGACTTTTTATGGTCTTGAGGATTGCCCGTCACCTTGATCTTGACACCTCCTATATATCGTATATAAAAAAAGGGATCTCCCTGGCTCTGGATGGAAGACCACTATATCTTCTGGGTAAGGAGGTTCCCCTCTGGGAATCTGTCCACAACTACTTTAACTTTGAAGACTATGTCCTGCGAAAGGGGGCGGTATCTGCCCACAGGAAAGAAAAACTTATCATCCCCCTTAATATGAGGGATGGATCTATAGTAGCAAGGGGAAAGGGAAGTCCCGACTGGAATTTTTCAGCACCCCATGGGGCAGGGAGAGTTCTCTCCAGAAGAAAGGCCAAAGATCTTCTGAATATGGATGAATTCAAAGAGAGCATGAAAGAAATCTACACCACTTCGGTATCCCGCGGTACTCTGGATGAAGCTCCCAAGGCATACAAGTCCAAGGATGAAATTATACCTCTTCTGGACCCATGTGTAGAAATCATCGATGAAATAATTCCCCTCTATAATTTTAAGGCATAG
- a CDS encoding sensor domain-containing diguanylate cyclase yields MKITSIRQLLLHRLILMVLLPMFLVNWLVLSISVASIKKTIHRRNTMVKIMIDHFFQDYEDVLDQTHRVFSREDLEDHEKNDYLKTWIENFKGLEKLGILNLDGIIQYSSKAEDVGTDMSNFKFIESALNEEGAAWSGFAFYSRDGKKQIMAAKRFGENILVTHIDLQCFNKIFNEITENSRSKIFILDNDGNAIFYNAGDISTERQNSLRYKYIFRKKNRNHAEIDLIKEETSGDTVENFLEIKKTGWSIVFIEEEGRKFIFIWDFYKYIILILGLFTLIMISMVYFIIKKILSDIKKLKEIADRVSNEELPEKNNYKILEIEKLADKFLEMGKTVLERKNILKEEISFLETLLDTIPEPVYFKDKEQRYLGCNETYAGYLGIKKEELQGKTVYDLYPKDRADGYHKADEELIKTGKSQLYESKLINKILGCQRDVMFHKSVFRNLDGEIAGIIGVVQDITNLKKAMEKLKTLSTIDGLTEIYNRRGFDELSIKNWKEAIRCKKEVSVIMGDLDIFKLYNDHYGHQGGDECLKKIARVLKNSCKRPLDIVARYGGEEFIILLYNTNLEGAKVVSETIIKNIQNLNIEHVKSKHDKRVTISLGAASQIPIVGENIEILIKNADKMLYRAKENGGNRVEV; encoded by the coding sequence TTGAAAATTACAAGTATAAGGCAGCTTTTATTACATAGACTTATTTTAATGGTTCTTCTTCCCATGTTTTTAGTGAACTGGCTGGTATTATCCATATCGGTGGCCAGTATAAAAAAGACCATCCATAGAAGAAACACAATGGTAAAAATAATGATAGATCATTTTTTTCAAGATTACGAAGATGTTTTAGATCAGACCCATAGAGTTTTTTCCAGGGAAGATCTGGAAGATCATGAAAAAAATGACTATTTAAAGACCTGGATAGAAAATTTTAAAGGGTTAGAAAAATTGGGTATATTGAACTTGGACGGTATCATCCAATATTCTTCCAAGGCAGAAGATGTGGGAACTGATATGTCTAATTTTAAATTTATAGAAAGTGCACTGAATGAAGAAGGGGCCGCATGGTCAGGGTTTGCTTTTTACTCTAGAGATGGAAAAAAACAAATTATGGCGGCAAAAAGATTTGGTGAAAATATTTTAGTCACTCATATAGATCTCCAGTGTTTTAACAAGATTTTTAATGAGATCACTGAGAATAGCAGAAGTAAAATATTTATTTTGGATAACGACGGGAATGCCATCTTTTACAATGCCGGAGATATAAGCACCGAAAGACAAAATTCCCTGAGATATAAATACATCTTCAGGAAGAAAAATAGGAATCATGCTGAAATTGATTTGATAAAGGAGGAAACCTCTGGCGATACAGTAGAAAATTTTTTGGAGATAAAAAAAACCGGCTGGAGTATTGTTTTCATAGAAGAAGAGGGCAGAAAATTTATTTTTATTTGGGATTTTTATAAATATATAATTTTGATCCTGGGGTTATTTACCCTGATAATGATTTCCATGGTTTATTTCATAATAAAAAAAATATTGAGTGATATAAAAAAATTAAAAGAAATAGCTGACAGGGTATCCAATGAAGAGTTACCGGAAAAGAATAATTATAAAATATTAGAAATCGAAAAACTGGCAGATAAATTTTTAGAGATGGGGAAGACAGTACTGGAGCGGAAAAATATCCTGAAGGAAGAGATTTCTTTTCTTGAGACTTTATTAGATACGATTCCTGAACCTGTTTATTTTAAGGATAAAGAACAAAGGTATTTAGGATGCAACGAAACCTATGCCGGATATCTGGGGATAAAAAAAGAGGAGTTGCAGGGGAAAACTGTATATGATCTGTACCCTAAAGATAGAGCAGATGGATACCATAAGGCCGATGAAGAACTTATAAAAACGGGGAAATCCCAGCTGTATGAAAGCAAGCTTATAAATAAAATCCTTGGCTGCCAAAGGGATGTAATGTTTCATAAATCGGTATTCAGAAATCTGGATGGGGAAATAGCCGGTATAATAGGAGTAGTGCAGGATATTACAAATTTAAAAAAGGCAATGGAGAAACTAAAAACTCTTTCTACTATAGACGGTCTTACAGAAATCTATAATAGACGTGGATTTGATGAGCTATCCATTAAAAACTGGAAGGAAGCCATCAGATGTAAAAAGGAGGTTTCTGTCATAATGGGGGATCTTGACATATTTAAACTTTATAATGACCATTATGGTCACCAGGGTGGAGATGAATGTCTGAAAAAAATTGCCAGGGTATTAAAAAATTCATGTAAAAGACCTCTGGATATCGTTGCCCGTTATGGGGGAGAGGAGTTTATAATCCTTCTCTATAATACTAATTTAGAGGGAGCCAAGGTAGTTTCTGAAACTATAATAAAAAATATTCAAAATTTAAATATAGAACATGTCAAATCAAAGCATGATAAAAGAGTTACAATCAGCTTAGGAGCAGCCTCTCAGATTCCAATAGTTGGAGAAAATATTGAAATACTTATAAAAAATGCAGATAAGATGCTTTATAGGGCAAAAGAAAATGGTGGAAATAGAGTGGAAGTATAA
- a CDS encoding YczE/YyaS/YitT family protein: MFLKVTYYLIGLFLLALGITFTLISDLGAGGWDALVENLYKLTGIKVGNWLIIIAFILLIVAAILKKEFLNYKAFIVSIILGKLIDFCYYPLIQVLKSESFIIKIFILFTGLILVGIGCAMMFVTKLPKNHTETFVFSIADTTEISYRKIKTTADVSALIIALVIGFKLKDFSNLGVGTVLSSFFMGSIIHYMMPLARNGLHYPKKIIFTPLQK; this comes from the coding sequence TTGTTTTTAAAAGTAACATATTATTTAATTGGTTTATTCCTATTGGCTCTGGGTATAACATTTACTCTTATAAGTGACCTTGGGGCAGGCGGTTGGGATGCCTTGGTAGAGAACCTCTATAAACTTACAGGTATAAAAGTAGGAAATTGGCTTATAATAATAGCCTTTATACTTCTTATTGTAGCTGCTATATTAAAAAAAGAATTCTTAAATTATAAGGCTTTTATAGTTTCTATAATATTGGGGAAACTTATTGATTTTTGCTACTATCCGTTAATACAAGTCCTTAAATCAGAATCTTTCATTATAAAAATTTTTATCCTTTTTACTGGGCTTATTCTTGTAGGAATAGGATGTGCTATGATGTTTGTTACTAAACTTCCCAAAAATCATACTGAAACTTTTGTTTTTTCCATTGCAGATACGACAGAAATATCTTATCGTAAGATAAAAACTACTGCAGATGTCAGTGCTCTTATAATTGCTCTGGTAATTGGTTTTAAATTAAAAGATTTTTCAAATCTTGGGGTAGGTACTGTATTAAGTTCATTTTTTATGGGTAGTATAATCCATTATATGATGCCCCTCGCAAGAAATGGACTCCACTATCCTAAAAAAATTATTTTTACACCCCTGCAAAAATGA